One genomic segment of Bremerella alba includes these proteins:
- a CDS encoding prenyltransferase/squalene oxidase repeat-containing protein, with the protein MRFRFRKLVLLSMDRIKGGISFFASAVVHFILLIVLALWVAPTGPGGNSNAITLLPYEQLPEDLSIVQTVTPIEISQAQDTMQQELQTDSAAAGELTKLTEPLPDQFATNDQAATLETTSDLQKNLPWQMSVPSKGGGGFQGRSGELQKELLSARGGSPATEDAVERALRWIAAHQLPDGSWSFNHHEVEVGKLSPNPGEPLTRTGATGLALLPFLGKGYTHMNENPYRDQIEQGLYFLRANQIVGPNGGDLQDGSMYGHGLATLALCEAYAMTGDPALRMEATEAVRFIEYAQHDQGGWRYQPKQPGDISVFGWQLMALKSALLGDIKVDSSTIGMAEFWLDRVQQADGAYYGYQHPGKMVSPTSIGLLSRMYLGWPKQDPRMHRGVDFLSDEGPSKTDMYFNYYATNVLCHYGGPQWVGWNDKLKAYLLKTQSRKGYTTGSWYFDEKHARVGGRLYVTCLSAMILEVYYRHMPLYSEKSLDFTF; encoded by the coding sequence GTGCGGTTTCGCTTTCGGAAGTTGGTCTTGCTTTCGATGGACCGCATCAAAGGGGGCATCAGCTTCTTTGCCAGTGCCGTCGTCCATTTTATCTTGCTGATCGTCCTGGCATTGTGGGTCGCTCCGACGGGTCCCGGCGGCAATTCCAATGCGATTACGTTGTTGCCGTACGAGCAACTACCAGAGGACCTATCGATCGTTCAGACGGTAACGCCAATCGAGATCAGCCAAGCTCAAGACACCATGCAGCAAGAGCTGCAGACCGACTCGGCCGCGGCAGGCGAATTAACCAAGCTGACCGAACCGCTGCCCGACCAGTTTGCGACCAACGATCAGGCCGCGACTTTAGAGACAACCAGCGACCTGCAAAAGAACCTGCCTTGGCAGATGTCGGTTCCTTCCAAGGGTGGGGGCGGTTTTCAGGGGCGCAGTGGAGAGCTTCAGAAAGAGCTGCTTTCCGCACGTGGTGGCTCGCCGGCAACCGAGGACGCCGTCGAACGTGCGCTGCGTTGGATTGCCGCCCATCAACTGCCGGACGGCTCGTGGAGTTTTAATCATCACGAGGTCGAAGTTGGCAAGCTCAGTCCCAACCCCGGCGAACCCCTGACGCGAACTGGAGCCACCGGCCTGGCTTTGTTGCCGTTTCTCGGCAAAGGGTACACGCACATGAACGAGAACCCCTATCGAGATCAGATCGAGCAGGGGCTCTATTTTCTGCGAGCCAATCAAATCGTCGGTCCCAACGGGGGGGACCTGCAGGATGGATCGATGTACGGTCACGGGCTCGCCACCTTAGCATTGTGCGAAGCGTACGCGATGACCGGAGACCCGGCGTTGCGAATGGAAGCCACCGAGGCCGTGCGCTTCATTGAGTATGCTCAGCACGACCAAGGAGGTTGGCGTTATCAGCCGAAGCAGCCAGGCGATATCAGTGTTTTCGGCTGGCAGTTGATGGCCCTGAAGAGTGCGCTGCTGGGCGATATCAAAGTCGATAGTTCGACCATCGGCATGGCAGAGTTCTGGTTAGATCGCGTACAGCAAGCCGACGGTGCGTACTACGGCTATCAGCATCCTGGGAAGATGGTTTCGCCCACGTCGATCGGGCTTTTGTCCCGCATGTATCTTGGGTGGCCCAAGCAGGACCCACGCATGCACCGAGGGGTTGATTTTCTGTCGGATGAAGGGCCCTCGAAGACCGACATGTATTTCAACTATTACGCGACCAACGTGTTGTGTCATTACGGCGGGCCACAGTGGGTGGGATGGAACGACAAGCTCAAGGCCTACCTCTTGAAGACCCAGTCCCGTAAGGGATACACGACCGGTAGTTGGTACTTTGATGAAAAGCACGCACGCGTTGGTGGGCGATTGTACGTAACGTGTCTCTCGGCGATGATCTTGGAAGTCTATTATCGCCACATGCCTTTGTATTCGGAGAAGTCGCTTGACTTCACGTTCTGA
- a CDS encoding HisA/HisF-related TIM barrel protein — MTSRSDRPAWYDAILPVIDLRFGQVVRGIAGRRDEYQPVESRYADDSRPGSIAHVYALNFGFQDCYVADLNAIVEGQIDVAGLEAIAVQGLKVWLDAGIGSARKWQACQNALSNWEPYRWVVGLESLENWQALEELLIQITPERLVFSLDMQAGQPLSTQADFEGMSPEQVARRAADIGVKSMILLDLAAVGQGQGSQTESLFGALHEELPSVELLGGGGMSWPEDIETLAQCGAQRILVASALHDGRIAPLLG; from the coding sequence TTGACTTCACGTTCTGATCGTCCTGCCTGGTATGACGCTATTTTGCCGGTGATTGACCTGCGATTTGGCCAGGTCGTGCGAGGGATTGCTGGCCGTCGCGATGAGTATCAGCCGGTCGAGTCTCGCTACGCCGACGATTCGCGGCCAGGCAGTATTGCTCATGTGTACGCGTTGAATTTCGGATTTCAGGACTGTTATGTCGCCGATCTGAATGCGATTGTCGAGGGGCAGATCGATGTCGCCGGGCTTGAAGCGATCGCCGTTCAAGGGCTTAAGGTTTGGCTCGATGCGGGCATCGGAAGCGCGCGCAAGTGGCAAGCGTGTCAAAACGCGCTAAGCAATTGGGAGCCGTATCGCTGGGTTGTGGGGCTCGAGTCGCTGGAAAACTGGCAGGCCCTGGAAGAACTGCTCATCCAGATAACGCCAGAGCGACTTGTCTTTAGTCTGGACATGCAAGCAGGGCAGCCGTTAAGCACCCAGGCAGATTTTGAAGGGATGTCGCCAGAGCAAGTTGCCCGGCGTGCGGCAGATATCGGCGTGAAATCGATGATTCTGCTCGATCTGGCGGCTGTCGGTCAGGGGCAGGGGAGTCAGACCGAATCGCTCTTTGGGGCGTTGCACGAAGAACTGCCGAGTGTCGAGCTGCTCGGGGGCGGGGGAATGAGCTGGCCAGAAGATATCGAAACGCTCGCGCAGTGTGGGGCTCAGCGAATCTTGGTGGCCTCGGCGTTGCACGATGGCCGGATCGCGCCGCTTCTGGGGTA